One region of uncultured Methanolobus sp. genomic DNA includes:
- a CDS encoding PRC-barrel domain-containing protein has product MANVFAKNLSSKQVMATDGTEIGILYNIVMDIRTGDLIDLIVKPDMSLDTSKYNTDEQYILLPFESVRAIKDYIVVDKNIARGLTPEPVEI; this is encoded by the coding sequence ATGGCAAATGTCTTTGCAAAGAATCTTTCGAGCAAGCAGGTAATGGCAACCGATGGAACGGAGATCGGCATTTTATACAATATTGTAATGGACATCAGGACAGGGGACCTCATTGACCTTATAGTTAAACCGGATATGAGTCTTGATACTTCCAAATACAATACGGATGAGCAGTACATACTGCTGCCTTTCGAGTCTGTCAGAGCTATAAAGGACTATATCGTTGTTGATAAGAATATAGCCCGTGGCTTAACTCCGGAACCTGTAGAAATATAA
- the radA gene encoding DNA repair and recombination protein RadA — protein MSEVLLEELDHVGPATAQKLKDAGFTTVEAIAVSSPAELATAAEIGESTASKIILAARQSADIGGFETGDMVMERRKLVGKLTTGCTEFDEMMGGGIDTQAITELYGEFGSGKTQVAHQLAVNVQLPKEQGGLSGSVIIIDTENTFRPERIKQMVEGISEIYGQEYDPEEFLKHIHVARAYNSNHQILLVDSAMELANELKDSEMPVKLFIVDSLTAHFRAEYIGRGTLADRQQKLNKHLHGLQKCGDLYNASVIVTNQVMSKPDAFFGDPTKPIGGHIVGHTATFRLYLRKSKGDKRIVKLVDSPNLPDGEAIISVTTPGLRDP, from the coding sequence ATGTCAGAAGTGTTATTGGAAGAACTGGACCATGTAGGTCCGGCGACCGCACAGAAATTAAAAGATGCCGGTTTTACAACTGTAGAGGCAATTGCTGTCTCCTCCCCAGCCGAACTTGCAACGGCAGCTGAAATTGGTGAATCAACTGCCTCAAAGATAATTCTTGCAGCCCGTCAGTCTGCTGATATCGGTGGCTTTGAGACGGGAGATATGGTAATGGAACGCAGGAAGCTTGTGGGCAAGCTAACCACAGGATGTACTGAGTTCGATGAAATGATGGGCGGTGGCATAGACACACAGGCAATTACTGAACTCTATGGTGAATTCGGTTCCGGTAAAACACAGGTTGCACACCAGCTTGCTGTAAATGTGCAATTACCAAAGGAACAGGGTGGGCTTAGTGGTTCCGTAATTATTATCGATACTGAAAATACCTTCAGGCCTGAAAGAATAAAGCAGATGGTTGAAGGCATTTCTGAAATATATGGTCAGGAATACGACCCTGAAGAATTCCTGAAACACATACATGTTGCACGTGCATACAATTCCAATCACCAGATATTGCTTGTAGATTCTGCAATGGAACTTGCAAATGAGTTAAAGGATAGTGAAATGCCTGTGAAACTTTTTATTGTGGATTCCCTGACAGCCCATTTCAGGGCAGAATACATAGGTAGGGGAACACTGGCTGACAGACAGCAGAAACTCAACAAACATCTGCATGGTCTCCAGAAATGTGGTGACCTCTACAATGCTTCTGTAATAGTTACAAATCAGGTCATGTCAAAACCAGATGCATTCTTCGGTGATCCTACCAAGCCGATAGGTGGTCACATTGTAGGTCACACGGCAACTTTCAGGCTTTACCTGCGCAAATCCAAGGGGGACAAGAGAATCGTCAAACTCGTAGACTCTCCAAACCTTCCTGATGGTGAAGCAATTATTTCTGTAACCACACCGGGTCTGCGTGATCCATGA
- a CDS encoding sulfite exporter TauE/SafE family protein codes for MDILSMATEGLFSEFSFFIIASAFLLGALHALEPGHGKSIMAVFVMGTDAKLKDALLLGMTIVVSHVIVVLALGVASIYMVKALNVDTTHDIMSVVGGVILIGVGAWILRKYFHPHEHAIDTKKGVIAIGLSTGLIPCPAALAVLLFSIANNQIYNGLIYVLIFSVGLAIAITSLSVIFVKGKGFIESYVSSTKINKLPLVSGSVIVVIGVFTLLHPFLEHVAPSLHI; via the coding sequence ATGGACATACTATCAATGGCAACAGAGGGACTATTCTCTGAATTTAGCTTTTTTATTATCGCATCAGCTTTCCTGCTTGGTGCATTGCATGCACTCGAGCCGGGCCATGGTAAATCTATAATGGCAGTTTTTGTAATGGGCACGGACGCAAAGCTTAAAGATGCACTTCTTCTTGGAATGACTATTGTCGTATCGCATGTGATAGTGGTATTGGCATTGGGTGTTGCATCGATCTATATGGTAAAAGCTTTGAATGTCGATACGACTCATGATATCATGAGTGTGGTGGGAGGTGTGATTCTAATTGGTGTAGGTGCATGGATCCTGCGAAAATACTTCCATCCTCACGAACATGCGATTGATACAAAAAAAGGTGTAATTGCAATCGGCCTTTCAACAGGGCTCATACCATGTCCGGCTGCACTTGCAGTATTGTTGTTCAGCATTGCAAACAACCAGATTTATAATGGTTTGATATACGTGCTGATATTCAGTGTAGGTCTGGCAATAGCTATCACTTCACTGTCAGTTATATTTGTTAAAGGAAAAGGCTTTATTGAGAGCTATGTGAGCAGCACAAAGATAAACAAGCTTCCTCTTGTAAGTGGATCTGTTATTGTGGTAATCGGTGTCTTCACATTGCTTCATCCATTCCTGGAACATGTGGCACCATCACTTCACATTTAA
- a CDS encoding winged helix-turn-helix domain-containing protein: MSIKNNDANEIESQFLKLFYALDSRTRLKMIQSLHEDEKHISQLAREQELSIPVASKHVSILEEASLIERHIYGKTHVLEINNKDVASSLDILAPTKTVKVKKGSSLLDALKKVAIIETKKRNGIEQVVATNGDEGFYIYEMDGKLCDQTVQKCALKERSTIILKKLEPVAKLRLNIEVED, from the coding sequence ATGAGTATAAAGAATAACGATGCAAATGAAATCGAATCCCAATTCCTGAAATTATTTTATGCTCTTGATAGCAGAACAAGATTAAAAATGATACAGAGCCTGCATGAAGATGAAAAACATATTTCACAGCTGGCCCGCGAGCAGGAATTATCTATTCCTGTTGCATCAAAACATGTGAGCATTCTTGAAGAAGCCAGCCTTATTGAAAGGCACATTTATGGAAAAACCCATGTACTGGAAATAAACAACAAAGATGTTGCCAGTTCACTGGACATACTTGCGCCAACAAAGACAGTGAAGGTAAAAAAGGGTAGTAGCCTGCTGGATGCTCTCAAAAAAGTTGCTATTATTGAGACAAAGAAACGGAATGGAATAGAACAGGTGGTTGCAACCAATGGTGATGAAGGTTTTTACATATATGAGATGGACGGGAAACTCTGCGACCAGACTGTCCAGAAATGCGCCTTAAAAGAGAGATCAACTATTATCCTGAAAAAGCTTGAACCCGTTGCAAAACTACGTCTTAATATTGAAGTTGAAGACTGA
- a CDS encoding phosphoglycolate phosphatase — translation MKFRAIVIDIDGTITHRDRKLSLSAAAKLRSLDIPVVIATGNVLCYAKATAKLVGVCCNIIAENGGVIIDGFDNEPIVSDVIHECEEAFEFLSPQFDMEKLDSVHRRTEIVLRSNFDVEKAREVLGTHFPDVEIIDTHFAIHIKSKKINKGTGLLKMAELMGLDTSDFVAIGDSVNDMEMLQEAGFAIAVGNADDFLKDVADYVSEASYGDGTVEAIDYLKSGRLI, via the coding sequence ATGAAATTCAGGGCCATTGTAATTGACATCGATGGGACGATTACTCACAGGGACCGCAAGCTCAGCCTGAGTGCCGCTGCAAAACTGCGCTCACTTGACATTCCCGTTGTGATTGCTACAGGGAATGTGCTCTGTTATGCCAAAGCCACAGCCAAACTGGTGGGTGTGTGCTGCAATATCATAGCTGAGAACGGTGGTGTCATAATAGATGGATTTGATAATGAGCCAATTGTGTCCGATGTGATCCATGAGTGTGAGGAAGCCTTTGAATTCCTTTCTCCTCAGTTTGATATGGAAAAACTGGATTCCGTTCACAGGAGAACTGAAATAGTTCTCAGGAGTAATTTTGATGTGGAGAAGGCACGTGAAGTACTGGGCACACATTTCCCCGATGTAGAGATTATAGACACGCATTTTGCTATACACATAAAGAGTAAAAAGATTAACAAGGGAACCGGACTTTTGAAAATGGCAGAGCTTATGGGTCTTGACACATCAGATTTTGTGGCCATCGGTGATTCTGTTAATGACATGGAAATGCTTCAGGAAGCAGGATTTGCAATTGCAGTAGGCAATGCTGATGATTTCTTGAAAGACGTTGCTGATTATGTCAGCGAAGCAAGTTATGGTGATGGCACAGTAGAAGCAATTGATTATCTGAAATCAGGCAGATTAATCTAA
- a CDS encoding HEAT repeat domain-containing protein — MPIDQDGVHKLSLSLYAETKFKAAKILGNDFISLPDRSAAWSDLHRLTSDKNSDVKISAASAIGSAFEHIPDRSAAWTVLHRLTNDGDFWVRKSTASVIGSVFEYVPDKSAAWTVLHRLASDKNPRVKKNTALAISSVFEFIPNRSAAWSDLHWLTSDENSDVRRNAALAIGSAFEHIPDRSAAWSDLHRLTSDVEERVRISVALAIGSSFEHVPDRSAAWSDLHQLTSDKNVNVKRNAALAIGSAFDHIPDRSAAWSDLHRLTNNIEERVRIRAALAIGSAFEHVPDKDAAWSDLYRLTSEESSDVRKNAALASGSAFEHVPDKDAAWFDLHRLASDKQPDVRKNAALTIGSAFRHIPDKYAAWSDLYRLTSDESSDVRGNAALASGSAFEHVPDKGAAWFDLHRLISNDLPMVRISAASAIVSSFEHVPDKDAAWSDLHCLASDEYSYVKMYANHFLGKICIYKASKSENEVDAQILISEAIHYFEKAANQTINYLEKVANGENPAKFCNLFYRSLNAVLFEKKTTKKEIDAYISAAKREIRGSRSKQKLLEAVEQLAKVLETAQNARESGFDYQELLKRCSDICGHVDQLMDENREKTPAIHDLYDKFRPSFRRTIKELIDEVKQKAEEACKEAKGTDAEFITCSINNQLQKWEVGSQEQMEKNLDNVIFSLKTKVPNISKNKSIIDKIDAIKSESKVENQMVVLSTLIGLLPSLSLHEDICKIKEKTEKILDNIDQLIASIEKIEISFKPGIKEEIQVTVGLSGLGNGAQHVITIPLQEISYAELREDLKIYSSGILNITKLPVKLKDNIIDYIRKNKNKLEEKVPG, encoded by the coding sequence ATGCCAATAGATCAAGATGGGGTTCATAAGCTTAGTTTAAGTTTGTATGCAGAAACTAAATTTAAGGCTGCTAAAATACTTGGAAATGATTTTATATCACTTCCTGACAGGTCTGCTGCATGGTCGGATCTGCATCGGTTGACAAGTGATAAAAATTCTGATGTAAAAATCAGTGCTGCATCAGCTATTGGTTCTGCATTTGAGCACATACCTGATAGGTCTGCTGCATGGACTGTTCTGCATCGGCTGACAAATGATGGGGATTTTTGGGTTCGGAAAAGTACTGCGTCAGTTATTGGTTCTGTATTTGAGTATGTTCCTGACAAATCTGCCGCATGGACTGTTCTGCATCGGCTGGCTAGTGATAAGAATCCAAGGGTTAAAAAAAATACTGCATTAGCAATCAGTTCTGTATTTGAATTTATTCCTAACAGATCTGCTGCATGGTCGGATCTACATTGGCTGACAAGTGATGAGAATTCTGATGTTAGAAGAAATGCTGCATTAGCTATTGGTTCTGCATTTGAGCACATACCTGATAGGTCTGCTGCATGGTCGGATCTGCATCGATTGACAAGTGATGTTGAGGAAAGAGTTAGGATAAGCGTTGCATTAGCTATTGGTTCTTCATTTGAGCACGTTCCTGACAGGTCTGCTGCGTGGTCGGATCTGCATCAGCTGACAAGTGATAAGAATGTGAATGTTAAAAGAAATGCTGCATTGGCCATAGGTTCTGCATTTGATCACATACCCGATAGGTCTGCTGCATGGTCGGATCTGCACCGGCTGACAAATAATATTGAGGAAAGGGTTAGGATAAGAGCTGCATTGGCTATAGGTTCTGCATTTGAGCATGTTCCGGATAAAGATGCTGCATGGTCTGACCTATATCGGCTGACAAGTGAGGAGAGTTCTGATGTTAGAAAAAATGCTGCATTAGCTAGTGGTTCTGCATTTGAGCATGTTCCGGATAAAGATGCTGCATGGTTTGATCTGCACCGCTTGGCAAGTGACAAACAACCAGACGTAAGGAAAAATGCTGCGTTAACTATTGGTTCTGCATTTAGGCATATTCCTGACAAGTATGCTGCATGGTCTGACCTTTATCGATTGACAAGTGATGAGAGTTCTGATGTTAGAGGAAATGCTGCATTAGCTAGTGGTTCTGCGTTTGAGCATGTTCCGGATAAAGGTGCTGCATGGTTTGATCTGCATCGGCTGATAAGTAATGACTTGCCCATGGTTAGGATAAGTGCTGCGTCTGCCATTGTTTCATCATTTGAGCATGTTCCGGATAAAGATGCTGCGTGGTCTGATCTGCATTGCTTGGCAAGTGATGAATATTCATATGTTAAAATGTATGCAAACCATTTTCTTGGTAAAATCTGTATTTACAAAGCATCTAAATCAGAAAATGAAGTTGATGCTCAAATCCTAATAAGTGAAGCAATTCACTATTTTGAAAAAGCTGCAAATCAAACTATTAACTATCTTGAAAAAGTTGCAAATGGGGAGAATCCTGCAAAGTTCTGTAATCTTTTTTATCGTTCATTAAATGCCGTTCTATTCGAAAAAAAAACTACAAAGAAAGAGATTGATGCCTATATCTCAGCTGCAAAAAGGGAAATTCGGGGTTCTAGAAGCAAACAAAAACTTCTGGAAGCTGTAGAGCAACTAGCTAAAGTTCTCGAAACTGCCCAAAATGCAAGAGAATCTGGCTTTGATTATCAGGAATTACTTAAACGTTGTTCTGATATTTGCGGCCATGTTGATCAATTGATGGATGAGAACAGAGAAAAAACACCAGCCATACATGATTTGTATGACAAGTTCAGACCTTCTTTTAGGCGAACTATCAAAGAACTCATTGATGAAGTAAAACAGAAGGCTGAAGAGGCTTGCAAGGAAGCGAAAGGAACAGATGCTGAATTTATTACTTGCTCTATTAATAATCAATTACAAAAATGGGAAGTTGGAAGTCAAGAGCAGATGGAAAAGAACCTTGATAATGTAATCTTTTCATTGAAAACAAAGGTTCCTAATATTTCTAAAAACAAATCAATTATTGATAAAATTGATGCGATAAAAAGTGAGTCAAAAGTTGAAAATCAAATGGTAGTTCTCTCAACATTGATTGGTTTACTTCCATCCCTGTCTCTTCACGAAGATATCTGTAAAATAAAAGAAAAAACTGAGAAAATACTAGATAATATCGATCAGCTAATAGCTTCTATCGAAAAAATTGAAATATCATTCAAACCTGGAATTAAAGAAGAGATTCAGGTAACAGTAGGTCTTTCTGGCCTTGGAAATGGTGCACAACATGTGATCACAATTCCACTTCAAGAAATATCTTATGCAGAGCTCAGGGAAGATCTTAAGATATACTCAAGTGGGATACTGAATATTACCAAACTTCCTGTAAAGTTGAAAGATAATATCATAGATTACATTAGGAAGAATAAAAATAAGCTGGAAGAAAAAGTGCCCGGATGA
- a CDS encoding phosphopantetheine adenylyltransferase has product MVRVVVGGTFECLHDGHRKLIRKAFELAKGGEVDIGLTSDEMANRRLRHVPDYTTRKGNLLDYINKIADGQKYTVLKLNDPYGKTLETEYDYIVVSPETYPVALKINKLRNENNMKEIEIIRVDFVLAEDEKPISSTRIVQGEIDIHGHLKTHSGT; this is encoded by the coding sequence ATGGTCAGAGTAGTAGTAGGCGGGACATTCGAATGCCTCCATGACGGACACCGGAAACTTATACGAAAAGCATTTGAGCTTGCCAAAGGCGGGGAAGTCGATATCGGACTCACATCCGATGAAATGGCAAACAGACGTCTGCGTCATGTTCCTGACTATACCACCCGTAAAGGAAACCTTCTTGATTACATCAATAAGATTGCAGACGGCCAGAAGTACACAGTACTGAAACTTAATGACCCTTATGGAAAAACACTGGAAACTGAATATGATTATATTGTAGTTTCTCCGGAAACATATCCTGTTGCACTGAAGATCAACAAACTCAGGAATGAAAATAACATGAAGGAGATAGAGATTATCAGGGTCGATTTTGTGCTTGCCGAGGATGAAAAACCAATCTCATCAACACGTATTGTCCAAGGTGAAATAGATATCCACGGGCACCTGAAAACTCATTCAGGAACATAA
- a CDS encoding cation transporter, whose amino-acid sequence MLTAVQIFIVYISGSVTLLADTIHNFGGAATAITLWIAFSLIKRKLTKKYTYGYGKVEDLAGSDLSVSEGHSIANNVRRELLNKIVYLLGTTIHVDPSDESGEVYHSGI is encoded by the coding sequence GTGCTAACTGCCGTCCAGATATTCATAGTCTATATATCGGGGAGTGTTACCCTTCTTGCAGATACCATTCATAATTTTGGCGGTGCAGCAACAGCCATCACTTTGTGGATTGCTTTTTCTCTGATCAAACGTAAGCTTACAAAGAAATACACATATGGTTATGGTAAAGTAGAAGATCTTGCAGGTTCTGATTTATCGGTAAGCGAAGGTCATAGTATTGCCAATAATGTTCGCAGGGAACTTCTTAACAAAATCGTTTATCTTTTAGGGACTACAATACATGTAGACCCTTCAGACGAATCCGGGGAAGTATATCATAGTGGTATTTGA
- a CDS encoding TIM barrel protein, translated as MKPSRLLFGTAGTPKSSKKRNSISGIERVNELGLGCMELEFVRGVKMGEATAADVCEKSQNEDISLSVHGPYYINLNSQEPEKIDASIERIYKSARIGSLCGARNIVFHPAYYHKEDPQKVYDKVSGLLEKLVSRLNDESIEVILRPETTGKGTQFGSLQENVRLGAEIENVLPCIDFAHLHARSNGAENSYEEFSATLELVENELGREGLNDMHMHVSGIEYGEKGERNHLNLDDSDMQYAELMHALKDFKVKGLLICESPDNEGDALLLKRTYEGL; from the coding sequence ATGAAACCTTCCAGACTGCTTTTCGGAACTGCCGGCACGCCTAAAAGTTCCAAAAAGAGAAACAGCATTTCAGGTATTGAAAGAGTGAATGAACTCGGACTTGGCTGCATGGAACTTGAATTTGTCCGTGGAGTAAAAATGGGTGAAGCTACTGCGGCTGACGTTTGTGAGAAATCACAAAATGAAGATATATCCCTGAGTGTCCACGGTCCTTACTACATAAACCTTAACTCACAGGAACCTGAAAAGATAGATGCCAGTATCGAAAGGATCTACAAATCGGCAAGAATCGGCAGTCTTTGCGGTGCAAGGAATATTGTGTTCCACCCTGCATATTATCACAAAGAAGATCCTCAAAAAGTCTACGATAAGGTTTCAGGATTGCTGGAAAAACTGGTTTCAAGGCTTAATGACGAAAGCATAGAAGTGATACTCCGTCCTGAAACTACCGGGAAAGGAACACAGTTTGGCAGTCTTCAGGAAAATGTCAGACTTGGAGCAGAGATTGAAAATGTGCTTCCATGCATTGATTTTGCACACCTGCATGCAAGGAGCAATGGAGCTGAGAACAGCTATGAAGAATTTTCCGCAACATTGGAGCTTGTTGAAAATGAACTTGGCAGGGAAGGTCTGAATGATATGCACATGCATGTTTCAGGTATAGAATACGGTGAAAAAGGCGAGAGGAATCACCTGAATCTCGATGATTCGGACATGCAGTATGCAGAACTTATGCATGCTTTGAAGGACTTTAAGGTAAAAGGTTTGCTGATATGCGAAAGTCCTGATAATGAAGGTGATGCACTGTTATTAAAAAGAACTTATGAGGGTTTGTAG
- a CDS encoding CDC48 family AAA ATPase, with the protein MDEVQIKVEKAHPNDLGRGIIRLDPTTLLSLQLSPGDIVEIEGKRKTAAKVWRAERQDWGQGIVRIDAYIRQNTGVGIGERITIRKAEAVTASKVVLAPPESVVIEYGDHVSEIIKRNIMKRPLVEGDIIPIISSMTQPMSTQVGGGQPIPLIAIEADPKEEILIIGEFTEIELRQKPVHGYDGATRGVTYEDIGGLGSEIQRVREMIELPLKHPELFQRLNIEPPKGIILYGPPGTGKTLIAKAVANESRANFLYIAGPEIMGKYYGESEERIRKIFEEAEDEAPSIIFIDEIDSIAPKRQNVTGEVERRVVAQLLTMMDGLEERGQVVVIGATNRVDAIDPALRRPGRFDREIEIGVPDTDDRLEILQIHTRGVPLAEDVDEDFLDYIAKHTQAFVGADLLALVQEAAMRSLRRALPDINLEEDDIPAEILESITVCKDDFENALREIEPSAMREVLVEVPDVRWSDVGGLDKAKQEIKEAVEWPLTRPDRFVNMGIKPPKGILLFGPPGTGKTLIAQAVANESNANFISVKGPQMLSKWVGESEKAIRETFKKARQVAPCIVFFDEIDSIAPMRSAASEDSKVSERVVNQLLTELDGLEPLKEIVVVAATNRPDIIDPALLRSGRFDRMVLVGQSTYSGRKQIFKIHSKNIPLGDDVTIDDLATMTEGFVGADIEAVCREAVMLSLRENFDAEQVGMKYFREALNKVRPTLSENLVDYYEKIQAQFKGGIKKEEASSYIGYR; encoded by the coding sequence ATGGATGAAGTTCAGATAAAAGTTGAGAAAGCCCATCCTAATGATTTAGGAAGAGGAATAATACGTCTGGATCCTACTACACTCCTGAGCCTGCAACTCTCTCCTGGAGATATTGTTGAGATAGAAGGAAAAAGGAAAACAGCCGCCAAGGTATGGAGAGCTGAAAGACAGGACTGGGGACAGGGAATCGTCAGGATAGACGCTTATATAAGACAGAACACTGGCGTGGGAATCGGAGAAAGGATCACCATCCGAAAAGCAGAAGCTGTGACTGCCTCCAAAGTCGTCCTGGCACCTCCTGAAAGTGTTGTGATAGAATATGGGGACCATGTTAGTGAGATCATCAAACGGAATATTATGAAGCGCCCGCTTGTAGAGGGCGACATCATCCCTATCATAAGTTCAATGACACAGCCTATGTCCACCCAGGTGGGTGGTGGGCAGCCAATTCCACTTATAGCCATAGAAGCTGACCCTAAAGAAGAAATTCTCATAATAGGAGAGTTCACGGAAATCGAACTTCGCCAGAAACCAGTTCACGGTTATGACGGTGCTACCAGAGGAGTGACTTACGAAGACATAGGTGGTCTAGGATCGGAAATCCAGCGTGTCAGGGAAATGATAGAACTTCCACTAAAACACCCTGAACTGTTCCAGAGACTTAACATCGAGCCCCCGAAGGGAATCATACTCTATGGACCACCCGGAACTGGAAAAACACTCATCGCAAAGGCTGTTGCAAATGAATCCAGAGCTAACTTCCTTTACATTGCAGGTCCTGAGATCATGGGCAAATACTACGGAGAGAGCGAGGAACGTATTCGTAAGATATTCGAAGAAGCAGAAGATGAGGCGCCTTCCATCATATTTATTGATGAGATCGATTCCATAGCACCAAAAAGACAGAATGTCACCGGGGAAGTTGAGCGCAGGGTTGTAGCACAGTTGCTTACGATGATGGACGGCCTTGAGGAAAGGGGACAGGTTGTCGTAATAGGTGCTACAAACCGTGTTGATGCAATCGACCCTGCACTCAGAAGACCAGGAAGGTTTGACAGGGAAATCGAAATCGGTGTCCCAGATACTGATGACCGTCTGGAAATACTGCAAATCCACACACGTGGCGTACCTCTTGCTGAAGATGTTGACGAGGACTTCCTTGACTATATCGCAAAACATACCCAGGCTTTTGTGGGTGCAGACCTTCTGGCACTTGTTCAGGAAGCTGCAATGCGTTCATTAAGAAGAGCATTGCCGGATATCAATCTAGAGGAGGACGATATTCCTGCGGAAATACTGGAAAGCATCACCGTCTGTAAGGATGATTTTGAGAATGCACTGAGAGAAATTGAGCCTTCTGCAATGAGAGAAGTACTTGTAGAAGTTCCTGATGTCAGATGGAGTGATGTTGGCGGACTGGATAAAGCCAAGCAGGAGATCAAAGAAGCTGTTGAGTGGCCACTCACAAGACCGGACAGATTTGTTAATATGGGTATCAAACCTCCTAAGGGAATTCTGCTTTTCGGGCCGCCAGGAACAGGAAAAACACTGATAGCCCAGGCAGTTGCAAATGAATCAAATGCCAATTTCATTAGTGTTAAAGGTCCACAGATGCTGTCCAAATGGGTGGGTGAATCTGAGAAAGCAATCAGGGAAACTTTCAAGAAAGCAAGACAGGTAGCTCCATGTATTGTATTCTTTGATGAAATTGATTCCATTGCGCCTATGAGAAGTGCTGCGTCAGAGGATTCAAAGGTTTCAGAAAGAGTTGTGAACCAACTCCTGACAGAGCTGGATGGTCTTGAACCACTAAAGGAAATAGTAGTGGTTGCCGCAACCAACAGACCGGATATAATCGATCCTGCACTTTTAAGGTCAGGAAGGTTTGACAGGATGGTACTTGTGGGACAGTCCACATATTCAGGCAGAAAGCAGATATTCAAGATCCACTCGAAAAACATCCCACTCGGGGATGATGTAACTATTGATGACCTTGCGACTATGACCGAAGGATTTGTAGGAGCGGACATAGAAGCAGTATGCAGAGAAGCCGTAATGCTTTCATTGAGGGAAAATTTTGATGCAGAGCAGGTAGGTATGAAGTACTTCAGGGAAGCTCTCAATAAAGTCAGGCCAACACTATCCGAGAATCTTGTGGATTATTACGAGAAAATACAGGCACAGTTTAAGGGTGGCATCAAGAAAGAAGAAGCAAGTTCTTATATAGGATACAGATAA